Proteins encoded by one window of Acidipropionibacterium virtanenii:
- the rplR gene encoding 50S ribosomal protein L18, whose protein sequence is MGVALKSGKNLAPKTASRHRRQLRGRKHVFGSVERPRMVVTRSARHVFVQVIDDAAGHTLVSASTMEPELRGLEADKTAKAARVGTLVGERAKAAGIERVVFDRAGNKYHGRIAALADAAREAGLDF, encoded by the coding sequence ATGGGAGTCGCACTCAAGAGCGGCAAGAACCTGGCCCCGAAGACCGCATCGCGTCATCGTCGTCAGCTGCGCGGCCGCAAGCACGTCTTCGGCTCGGTCGAGCGCCCCCGGATGGTGGTCACCCGTTCCGCCAGGCACGTCTTCGTGCAGGTGATCGATGACGCCGCCGGGCACACCCTGGTCTCGGCCTCCACCATGGAGCCCGAGCTGCGTGGCCTGGAGGCCGACAAGACCGCCAAGGCCGCACGCGTGGGCACCCTCGTCGGTGAGCGCGCGAAGGCCGCGGGGATCGAGCGGGTCGTCTTCGACCGCGCCGGCAACAAGTACCACGGCAGGATCGCTGCGCTGGCCGATGCGGCCCGCGAGGCCGGTCTGGACTTCTGA
- the map gene encoding type I methionyl aminopeptidase codes for MLGRNRIQIKTPEQIRVMRRAGLVVAEGLAAMGAAAVPGATTADLDQVGREVLARNKATSNFLDYGADWGIPPYPGVACISVNEVIVHGIPDSRELHEGDIVSVDYGAIIDGWHGDGARTFMVGEVTDEAKELSEATRESMWAGISTIAAGARIGDVSAAVQMSLESHERDYGIVREYTGHGIGTEMHMDPDVPNWGRAHRGPRIATGMCLCVEPMATLGSEDTATLDDEWTVRTVDGSWASHWENTVAVTGSGLWVLTEPDGGKAELEARGVPFGPLD; via the coding sequence ATGCTGGGACGCAACCGGATTCAGATCAAGACCCCCGAGCAGATCCGCGTCATGAGGCGCGCCGGCCTGGTGGTCGCCGAGGGCTTGGCGGCGATGGGCGCCGCGGCGGTGCCCGGAGCCACCACCGCCGATCTCGACCAGGTGGGACGCGAGGTGCTGGCCCGCAACAAGGCCACCTCGAATTTCCTCGATTACGGGGCCGACTGGGGCATCCCGCCCTACCCGGGGGTGGCCTGCATCAGCGTCAACGAGGTGATCGTGCACGGCATCCCGGACTCGCGGGAGCTGCACGAGGGCGACATCGTGTCCGTGGACTACGGCGCGATCATCGACGGCTGGCACGGCGACGGGGCGAGGACCTTCATGGTCGGCGAGGTCACCGATGAGGCGAAGGAGCTGTCGGAGGCCACCCGGGAGTCGATGTGGGCCGGGATCTCCACCATCGCCGCCGGGGCCAGGATCGGTGATGTGTCGGCGGCCGTGCAGATGTCGCTGGAGTCCCACGAGCGGGACTACGGGATCGTTCGTGAGTACACCGGCCACGGGATCGGCACCGAGATGCACATGGATCCCGACGTGCCGAACTGGGGAAGGGCCCATCGTGGCCCCAGAATCGCCACCGGAATGTGCCTGTGCGTCGAGCCGATGGCCACCCTGGGCTCCGAGGACACCGCGACCCTGGACGACGAGTGGACGGTGCGCACCGTCGACGGCTCATGGGCCAGCCACTGGGAGAACACCGTGGCCGTGACCGGCTCGGGCCTGTGGGTGCTCACCGAGCCCGACGGAGGGAAGGCCGAGCTGGAGGCCAGGGGAGTGCCCTTCGGCCCGCTGGACTGA
- a CDS encoding adenylate kinase — MRLLIIGAPGAGKGTQATAIAEHYGIPAVSTGDIFRANINNGTELGRKVESIMDAGELVPDEVTDAIVVDRLGADDAADGFLLDGYPRNLSQVTALDTYLSSEGLALDAVVSLEVDPELLTARLLKRAEIEGRADDNEETIRNRMAVYTSQTAPLIDHYRQVGLLVPVDGVGEIAEVRDRIFAALDARA, encoded by the coding sequence ATGAGGCTTCTCATCATCGGCGCTCCCGGTGCGGGCAAGGGCACTCAGGCGACCGCGATCGCCGAGCACTACGGCATTCCCGCCGTCTCCACCGGCGACATCTTCAGGGCCAACATCAATAACGGCACCGAGCTCGGCAGGAAGGTCGAGTCGATCATGGACGCCGGCGAGCTGGTGCCCGACGAGGTCACCGACGCCATCGTCGTCGATCGGCTCGGTGCCGACGACGCCGCCGACGGATTCCTGCTCGACGGATACCCCCGCAATCTCAGCCAGGTCACGGCCCTGGACACCTATCTCAGCTCGGAGGGGCTCGCTCTGGATGCCGTCGTGAGCCTCGAGGTGGATCCCGAGCTGCTCACCGCCCGGCTGCTCAAGCGCGCCGAGATCGAGGGACGCGCCGACGACAACGAGGAGACCATCCGCAACCGGATGGCGGTGTACACCTCCCAGACCGCCCCGCTGATCGACCACTACCGTCAGGTCGGACTGCTGGTGCCGGTCGACGGCGTCGGCGAGATCGCCGAGGTGCGCGACCGGATCTTCGCCGCTCTGGATGCCAGGGCCTGA
- the rpsE gene encoding 30S ribosomal protein S5: MSGTQRRGGGAGGERRGRDDRRGQNDRDKNQYLERVVAINRVAKVVQGGRRFSFTALVVVGDGEGTVGVGYGKAKEVPAAIAKGVEEAKKHFFKVPRIGRTITHPVTGEKAAGVVLLRPASPGTGVIAGGSARAVLECAGIGDVLAKSLGSSNAINVVHATVAALQQLEEPEEVARRRGKSVEDVAPKAMLAARKAADEAAAHTRSDEKSGAKA, translated from the coding sequence ATGAGTGGAACCCAGCGCCGCGGTGGCGGTGCAGGTGGCGAGCGTCGCGGCCGCGACGACCGTCGTGGCCAGAACGATCGTGACAAGAATCAGTATCTGGAGCGCGTGGTTGCGATCAACCGCGTCGCCAAGGTCGTCCAGGGTGGACGCCGCTTCAGCTTCACCGCGCTGGTCGTGGTGGGCGATGGCGAGGGCACCGTGGGCGTCGGTTACGGCAAGGCCAAGGAGGTGCCCGCGGCGATCGCCAAGGGCGTCGAGGAGGCCAAGAAGCACTTCTTCAAGGTGCCTCGTATCGGCCGTACCATCACCCATCCGGTGACCGGTGAGAAGGCTGCCGGCGTGGTGCTGCTGCGCCCGGCCTCTCCCGGTACCGGCGTCATCGCCGGTGGCTCGGCCCGCGCCGTGCTGGAGTGCGCCGGCATCGGCGACGTGCTGGCGAAGTCCCTCGGCTCCTCCAACGCGATCAACGTGGTGCATGCCACGGTGGCCGCGCTCCAGCAGCTCGAGGAGCCCGAGGAGGTCGCACGCCGTCGTGGCAAGTCCGTCGAGGATGTCGCCCCGAAGGCCATGCTGGCCGCCCGCAAGGCTGCCGACGAGGCTGCTGCCCATACCAGGTCCGATGAGAAGTCGGGGGCCAAGGCATGA
- a CDS encoding ABC transporter family substrate-binding protein produces MRKAAINAIALLAVGSLALTGCGQKNQNTGGKQAGATSSANLKLSDMNPQSRDKVKDGGALRYSISLLPPNWNYYSVDGNGVDNQTIANFTLPGNFDFDENAKPKINKDYLESYDLKEAKDNGGKLQVTLHLNPDAKWNSGRTIDYTDYVATWKANNGTNTAFKPATTDGFNQIEKIEKGSKATDVVVTFKSSYPDWTNVLGASPSVMPKEAMSDPKIYNEGMANNNFHPEWHTGPFTLDKIDQAQKTITFKRNDKWWGNKAKLDTVSFRQLDESAQTKAFANKEIDVVDTIITKDGYTTAKQRSDAALREAGHQQWRHFTFNSKAGVLTDKKVRQAIVKGINREAIARSDLAGLPVNPKDVMYGNHFFLPGQPGYKDNATKYDPAAAKKDLDAAGWKMSGDYRVKDGKQLAFNYSMLTGVSTSENEGALLQQNMKAIGIKVNLVNTASDTYQKVLQNHSFDTISFTWQGTDWPMNNVRQIYGAASQGSKTPSESNYAQIVDPQLEKLIPQIDTEEDVAKRQALTDQADKIIWNNVHTLPLYRRVMFTAVPKNLANYGASTFQSYRPEDIGYTK; encoded by the coding sequence GTGCGCAAGGCGGCAATCAATGCCATCGCTCTGCTGGCGGTGGGTTCCCTGGCCCTGACCGGGTGCGGGCAGAAGAATCAGAACACGGGCGGAAAGCAGGCCGGCGCCACCAGCAGCGCCAATCTGAAGCTGTCGGACATGAATCCGCAGTCCCGTGACAAGGTGAAGGACGGCGGCGCGCTGAGGTACTCCATCAGCCTCCTCCCGCCGAACTGGAACTACTACTCGGTCGACGGCAACGGCGTCGACAATCAGACGATCGCCAACTTCACCCTGCCCGGAAACTTCGACTTCGACGAGAACGCGAAGCCGAAGATCAACAAGGACTACCTGGAGTCCTACGACCTCAAGGAGGCCAAGGACAACGGCGGCAAGCTGCAGGTGACCCTGCATCTGAACCCCGACGCCAAGTGGAACTCCGGGCGCACCATCGACTACACCGACTACGTCGCCACCTGGAAGGCCAACAACGGCACCAACACGGCGTTCAAGCCCGCGACCACAGACGGCTTCAATCAGATCGAGAAGATCGAGAAGGGCTCCAAGGCCACCGACGTCGTGGTCACCTTCAAGTCCTCCTACCCCGACTGGACCAATGTCCTCGGCGCCTCTCCCTCGGTGATGCCGAAGGAGGCCATGAGCGATCCGAAGATCTACAACGAGGGCATGGCCAACAACAACTTCCACCCCGAGTGGCACACCGGCCCGTTCACCCTGGACAAGATCGACCAGGCGCAGAAGACCATCACCTTCAAGCGCAATGACAAGTGGTGGGGGAACAAGGCCAAGCTGGACACCGTCTCCTTCCGTCAGCTCGACGAGTCGGCGCAGACCAAGGCCTTCGCCAACAAGGAGATCGACGTCGTCGACACCATCATCACCAAGGACGGCTACACCACCGCCAAGCAGCGCTCCGACGCGGCACTGCGCGAGGCCGGCCATCAGCAGTGGAGGCACTTCACCTTCAACTCCAAGGCCGGGGTGCTCACCGACAAGAAGGTGCGGCAGGCCATCGTCAAGGGCATCAACCGGGAGGCCATCGCCAGGTCCGACCTGGCCGGTCTGCCGGTCAACCCGAAGGACGTGATGTATGGCAACCACTTCTTCCTGCCCGGCCAGCCCGGCTACAAGGACAACGCCACCAAGTACGACCCGGCGGCCGCCAAGAAGGATCTCGACGCCGCCGGCTGGAAGATGAGCGGCGACTACCGGGTCAAGGACGGCAAGCAGCTGGCCTTCAACTACTCGATGCTCACCGGGGTGTCGACCTCCGAGAACGAGGGCGCCCTGCTGCAGCAGAACATGAAGGCCATCGGTATCAAGGTGAATCTGGTCAACACGGCCTCGGACACCTACCAGAAGGTGCTGCAGAACCACAGCTTCGACACCATCTCGTTCACCTGGCAGGGCACCGACTGGCCGATGAACAACGTCCGGCAGATCTACGGCGCCGCCTCCCAGGGGTCCAAGACCCCCAGCGAGTCGAACTACGCCCAGATCGTCGATCCGCAGCTGGAGAAGCTCATCCCGCAGATCGACACCGAGGAGGACGTGGCCAAGCGCCAGGCCCTCACCGACCAGGCCGACAAGATCATCTGGAACAACGTCCACACCCTGCCGCTGTACCGGCGGGTGATGTTCACCGCGGTGCCGAAGAACCTCGCCAACTACGGTGCGTCCACCTTCCAGTCGTACCGTCCCGAGGACATCGGCTACACCAAGTGA
- the rplO gene encoding 50S ribosomal protein L15 — MAIKLHDLKPAPGAKTARTRVGRGEGSKGKTAGRGTKGTGARKNVPEGFQGGQMPIHMQLPKLRGFKNPFRTEYQVVNLDKLTALFPEGGAVSVEDLVAKGAVRDSELVKVLGAGEVSVKLDLVVDAWSGSAKEKIEKAGGSLTAR, encoded by the coding sequence ATGGCAATCAAGCTTCATGATCTGAAGCCCGCCCCCGGAGCGAAGACCGCGCGTACCCGCGTGGGTCGTGGCGAGGGCTCCAAGGGCAAGACCGCGGGACGCGGCACCAAGGGAACCGGGGCTCGTAAGAACGTGCCCGAGGGCTTCCAGGGTGGCCAGATGCCGATTCACATGCAGCTGCCGAAGCTGCGCGGCTTCAAGAACCCGTTCCGCACCGAGTACCAGGTGGTCAACCTGGACAAGCTCACCGCCCTGTTCCCCGAGGGGGGCGCCGTGAGCGTCGAGGATCTGGTCGCCAAGGGCGCGGTCCGCGACTCCGAGCTGGTCAAGGTGCTCGGCGCCGGCGAGGTGAGCGTGAAGCTCGACCTGGTCGTCGACGCCTGGTCGGGCTCGGCCAAGGAGAAGATCGAGAAGGCCGGAGGCTCGCTCACCGCTCGCTGA
- a CDS encoding ABC transporter permease encodes MLRYVVRRIVNYAILLFIAVSLAYLVASATLDPRLAYDWQNPNLNRASVYAKLTQYNINPLTSVWERYGNWLKMVFLHWDWGFTPKSESVNALLGTRVGVSLRLIVLGTLIGMVGGVAVGAWSAVRQYRWSDRVVSFLCLLFVSMPVMVLAVLLQMGATRINQATGTDLFQFIGESGSHGDHFGASFLNRLQHLLLPTISLSVMGIASYSRYQRNLMLDTLGADYVRTARAKGLRKSQAIRHHALRNAIIPMATYFAFGVATVFTGAAITEKVYGWHGMGSYSVDSITGQDINGTVGIVAFSGLCTLAGALLSDILIAVIDPRVRAR; translated from the coding sequence GTGCTCAGATACGTGGTGCGCCGCATCGTCAACTACGCGATCCTGTTGTTCATCGCGGTCTCACTGGCCTATCTGGTGGCCTCGGCGACGCTGGATCCACGGCTCGCCTATGACTGGCAGAACCCGAACCTCAACCGGGCCTCCGTCTACGCGAAGCTCACCCAGTACAACATCAATCCGCTGACCAGCGTCTGGGAGCGGTACGGGAACTGGCTCAAGATGGTCTTCCTGCACTGGGACTGGGGATTCACCCCCAAGAGCGAGTCGGTGAACGCGCTGCTGGGCACCAGAGTCGGTGTCTCCCTGCGGCTCATCGTCCTGGGTACTCTCATCGGCATGGTCGGCGGGGTGGCCGTCGGCGCCTGGTCGGCGGTCCGTCAGTACCGGTGGAGCGACCGCGTCGTCTCATTCCTGTGCCTGCTGTTCGTCTCGATGCCCGTCATGGTGCTCGCGGTGCTGCTGCAAATGGGTGCCACCAGGATCAATCAGGCGACCGGAACCGACCTCTTCCAGTTCATCGGTGAATCGGGCAGCCACGGGGACCACTTCGGCGCGTCATTCCTCAATCGGCTGCAACATCTGCTGTTACCGACGATCTCCCTGTCGGTGATGGGAATCGCCAGCTACTCGCGGTACCAGCGCAATCTCATGCTCGACACCCTGGGTGCAGATTATGTTCGGACCGCCAGGGCCAAGGGGCTGCGCAAGAGCCAGGCCATCCGCCACCATGCGCTGCGCAACGCCATCATCCCGATGGCCACCTACTTCGCCTTCGGCGTCGCCACGGTGTTCACCGGCGCCGCGATCACCGAGAAGGTTTACGGATGGCACGGGATGGGCTCCTACTCGGTGGATTCCATCACCGGCCAGGACATCAACGGCACCGTCGGCATCGTCGCCTTCTCGGGACTGTGCACACTGGCCGGTGCGCTGCTGTCCGACATCCTGATCGCCGTCATCGATCCGCGCGTGCGGGCCCGTTGA
- a CDS encoding ABC transporter permease: MTEPNFTSTPAAERPNDAVDIAPLTEPLLDPSNEPQGVTRSGKHLSRWQLILRRFWRSIGARVGVVGLALILVLALAGPFVANWDYFYSDDMAFLSPPDSVHWLGTNQGGFDVFAMTVEGLRKSLLIGFAVAAIIEVLAALIGAAAAYFGKAVEKTLLWFTDLLLVIPSFLLIAIISQHTGGRKSSTWLLILLLAAFSWMLSARVVRAMTLSVVSLDYVTAAKFMSVPSFVVIVKHVIPNIASYLIIDFTLGVVNAVMSETALSFFGFGVQKPETSLGTLLADGMNSATTSPWIFLAPATVLVITLLSVNFIGDALRDAIDPSSKSGGQA, from the coding sequence ATGACTGAACCCAATTTCACCTCCACCCCGGCCGCCGAGCGCCCCAACGACGCCGTCGACATCGCCCCGCTGACAGAACCCCTGCTCGACCCGTCGAATGAACCCCAAGGAGTCACCCGCAGCGGGAAGCACCTGTCGCGCTGGCAGCTCATCCTGCGCCGGTTCTGGCGCTCCATCGGCGCCAGGGTCGGCGTCGTGGGGCTGGCGCTGATCCTCGTCCTGGCTCTCGCGGGGCCCTTCGTCGCCAACTGGGACTACTTCTACTCCGACGACATGGCCTTCCTGTCCCCACCGGACTCCGTCCACTGGCTGGGCACCAACCAGGGGGGTTTCGACGTCTTCGCGATGACCGTCGAGGGTCTGCGCAAGTCCCTGCTCATCGGCTTCGCGGTGGCCGCCATCATCGAGGTGCTGGCCGCCCTCATCGGCGCCGCGGCGGCCTACTTCGGCAAGGCCGTCGAGAAGACCCTGCTGTGGTTCACCGACCTTCTGCTGGTGATCCCCTCCTTCCTGCTCATCGCGATCATCTCCCAGCACACCGGCGGGAGGAAGAGCTCCACCTGGCTGCTGATCCTGCTGCTGGCAGCCTTCTCCTGGATGCTGTCGGCCCGGGTGGTACGGGCCATGACCCTGTCGGTGGTGAGCCTGGACTATGTGACGGCCGCCAAGTTCATGTCGGTGCCGTCCTTCGTGGTGATCGTCAAGCACGTGATCCCCAACATCGCCTCCTACCTCATCATCGACTTCACCCTCGGCGTCGTGAACGCCGTGATGAGTGAGACCGCACTGTCCTTCTTCGGTTTCGGTGTGCAGAAGCCGGAGACGTCGCTGGGCACCCTGCTGGCCGACGGGATGAACTCGGCCACCACCTCGCCGTGGATCTTCCTGGCTCCGGCCACGGTGCTGGTGATCACCCTGTTGAGCGTGAACTTCATCGGCGACGCCCTGCGCGACGCCATCGATCCGTCCTCCAAGTCAGGTGGCCAGGCATGA
- the rpmD gene encoding 50S ribosomal protein L30, with the protein MSSFKVTQIKSANRVKANQKQTLRSLGLKRIGDSVVKQDRPEFRGMANTVRHLVTVEEVD; encoded by the coding sequence ATGAGCAGCTTCAAGGTGACCCAGATCAAGTCTGCGAACCGCGTCAAGGCGAATCAGAAGCAGACGCTGCGCAGCCTCGGTCTCAAGCGCATCGGTGACAGCGTGGTGAAACAGGACCGCCCCGAGTTCCGGGGTATGGCCAACACCGTGCGTCACCTCGTGACCGTCGAAGAGGTGGACTGA
- a CDS encoding ABC transporter ATP-binding protein produces MSRKSSTAVFESDALPERSEGTPVLAIRDLNVRFPSEDGVVHAVRGVDLTVHAGEVVGLVGESGSGKSVTSMSVMGLLDENADVQGSVKLHGTELLGRSDDWMSRIRGKRVAMVFQDPLSALTPVYTVGDQIVEALQVHGKYSDRQAWDRALELLRMVGIPNPEVRIKSFPHEFSGGMRQRVVIAMAIANDPDLIIADEPTTALDVTIQAQILDLLRVAQRETHAGVIMITHDLGVVAGLADRVAVMYAGRIIERSSVEDAFYHSRHPYTIGLLGSLPRPDLDKDEPLTPVEGNPPSLLALPPGCPFAPRCPMVTSDCVAAEPALLETDRPDHRAACIRHGELAGKKYADVYPRADVPPAAEDRGRGEQVILHVDDLVKTYPLMKGAVFKRRIGTVHAVDHISFDIRAGETLGLVGESGCGKTTTIMSVLELRAPEEGRVMVLGHDTADLSRADRRKVRQDLQVVFQDPMASLDPRLPIYDIIAEPLKYNGYPKSDIPERVEELMDLVGLEPAHANRYPRNFSGGQKQRVGIARALALEPRLLVLDEPVSALDVSIQAGVLNLLEKLRIEMGLSYLFVAHDLSVVRHIAHRVAVMYLGHIVELGPVSEVFDNPEHPYTQALLSAIPVPDPAKEKSRSRILLEGDLPSPANPPKGCPFHTRCPKFLRLPDSDKARCTGEEPVLGPTPGHEDRLVACHFPEAVDVF; encoded by the coding sequence ATGAGCCGGAAGAGCAGTACAGCAGTCTTCGAGTCGGATGCACTGCCCGAGCGCAGTGAGGGGACGCCGGTCCTGGCGATCCGCGACCTGAATGTCCGTTTCCCCTCCGAGGACGGGGTCGTCCACGCCGTGCGCGGGGTGGACCTCACCGTCCACGCCGGCGAGGTCGTCGGCCTGGTGGGGGAGTCCGGCTCCGGCAAGTCGGTGACCTCCATGTCGGTGATGGGCCTGCTGGACGAGAACGCCGACGTGCAGGGGTCGGTGAAGCTCCACGGCACCGAGCTGCTCGGCCGCTCCGACGACTGGATGAGCAGGATTCGTGGCAAGAGGGTGGCGATGGTCTTCCAGGACCCGCTGAGCGCCCTGACGCCGGTGTACACGGTCGGCGACCAGATCGTCGAGGCCCTCCAGGTGCATGGGAAGTACTCAGACAGGCAGGCCTGGGATCGGGCCCTTGAGCTGTTGAGGATGGTGGGTATCCCCAATCCGGAGGTGCGCATCAAGAGCTTCCCCCACGAGTTCTCCGGCGGCATGCGTCAGCGCGTCGTCATCGCGATGGCCATCGCCAATGATCCGGATCTCATCATCGCCGACGAGCCGACCACTGCTCTGGACGTCACCATTCAGGCCCAGATCCTCGACCTGCTGAGAGTGGCCCAGCGCGAGACCCACGCCGGGGTCATCATGATCACCCACGACCTGGGCGTGGTCGCCGGCCTGGCCGATCGCGTCGCGGTGATGTACGCCGGGAGGATCATCGAGCGCTCCAGCGTCGAGGACGCCTTCTACCATTCCCGGCATCCCTACACGATCGGCCTGCTGGGCTCCCTGCCGAGGCCCGATCTGGACAAGGACGAGCCGCTGACGCCGGTCGAGGGCAACCCGCCCTCCCTGCTGGCCCTGCCGCCGGGCTGTCCCTTCGCGCCGCGCTGCCCGATGGTCACCTCCGACTGCGTGGCCGCCGAGCCCGCCCTGCTGGAGACAGACCGGCCCGATCACCGCGCCGCCTGCATCCGCCACGGCGAGCTGGCCGGTAAGAAGTACGCCGACGTCTACCCCCGGGCCGACGTGCCGCCCGCCGCCGAGGATCGTGGCCGCGGCGAGCAGGTGATCCTGCACGTCGACGACCTGGTGAAGACCTACCCCCTCATGAAGGGCGCAGTGTTCAAGCGCCGGATCGGCACCGTGCATGCCGTCGACCACATCTCCTTCGACATCCGGGCCGGCGAGACTCTGGGCCTGGTGGGGGAGTCCGGCTGCGGCAAGACCACCACCATCATGTCGGTGCTGGAACTCAGAGCGCCCGAGGAAGGCAGGGTCATGGTGCTCGGCCACGACACCGCGGACCTGTCGCGGGCCGACCGCAGGAAGGTCCGTCAGGACCTCCAGGTCGTCTTCCAGGACCCGATGGCATCCCTTGATCCGCGACTGCCGATCTACGACATCATCGCCGAACCGCTGAAATACAACGGATACCCGAAGAGCGACATACCGGAACGCGTCGAGGAGCTGATGGACCTGGTGGGCCTGGAGCCCGCCCACGCGAACCGTTATCCGCGCAATTTCTCCGGCGGCCAGAAACAGCGGGTGGGCATCGCCCGGGCACTGGCCCTGGAACCGAGACTCCTGGTGCTCGACGAGCCGGTGTCCGCGCTGGACGTGTCCATCCAGGCCGGTGTACTCAATCTGCTGGAGAAACTGCGGATCGAGATGGGGCTGTCCTACCTCTTCGTCGCCCACGATCTGTCAGTGGTGAGGCATATCGCCCATCGGGTCGCGGTGATGTACCTGGGTCACATCGTCGAACTGGGCCCGGTCTCAGAGGTCTTCGACAATCCTGAGCACCCGTACACCCAGGCCCTGCTCTCGGCCATCCCGGTGCCGGATCCCGCCAAGGAGAAGAGCCGCAGCAGGATCCTCCTGGAGGGCGACCTGCCCTCGCCGGCGAACCCGCCGAAGGGCTGCCCCTTCCACACCCGGTGCCCCAAGTTCCTTCGGCTTCCGGACTCCGACAAGGCTCGTTGCACCGGCGAGGAGCCGGTCCTCGGCCCGACACCCGGACATGAGGACCGGCTGGTGGCCTGTCACTTCCCCGAGGCCGTCGACGTGTTCTGA
- the secY gene encoding preprotein translocase subunit SecY, translating into MLHAFASAFKTPDLRRKIFFTLFILVIFRLGSTIPVPNVDIAKIDQCVAQSKTSSAAGLYSMINLFSGGALLQLAIFALGIMPYITASIILQLLTVVIPKLESLKKEGASGQNKITQYTRYLTLVLGVLQATAFVTLATSGQLFRTCSDPIVVNDVSVFPVIVMVLTMTAGTTMVMWLGELITDRGIGNGMSILIFTQIAARFPDSLWQIKTSRQGQGQAHAWFIFLLVIAVGLLVMAAVIFIEQGQRRIPVQYAKRMVGRRMFGGTSTYIPLKVNQSGVIPVIFASSILYLPVLYATFRPDGKAAQWISANFTQGDHPVYNIVYFLLIVFFCYFYVAITFDPVEMSDNMKKYGGFIPGIRAGKPTEDYLAYVLSRLTAPGSLYLGLISLIPTLAFVFLNANQNFPFGGTSILIVVGVGLDTIKQIESKLQQRSYEGFLTS; encoded by the coding sequence ATGCTTCACGCTTTCGCCAGTGCCTTCAAGACACCGGACCTGCGCAGGAAGATCTTCTTCACGCTGTTCATCCTCGTGATCTTCCGGCTCGGCTCGACGATCCCGGTCCCCAACGTCGACATCGCCAAGATCGATCAGTGCGTGGCGCAGTCGAAGACCAGTTCGGCCGCCGGGCTCTACTCGATGATCAATCTGTTCTCCGGCGGGGCACTTCTGCAGCTGGCCATCTTCGCGCTGGGCATCATGCCCTACATCACGGCGTCGATCATCCTGCAGCTGCTCACCGTCGTGATCCCGAAGCTGGAGTCCCTCAAGAAGGAGGGCGCGTCGGGGCAGAACAAGATCACCCAGTACACCCGCTACCTCACCCTGGTGCTGGGCGTGCTGCAGGCCACCGCCTTCGTCACCCTGGCGACCAGCGGCCAGCTCTTCCGCACCTGCTCCGACCCGATCGTCGTCAACGACGTCTCGGTCTTCCCGGTCATCGTCATGGTGCTCACCATGACCGCCGGCACCACGATGGTGATGTGGCTCGGTGAGCTCATCACCGACCGCGGCATCGGCAACGGCATGTCGATCCTCATCTTCACCCAGATCGCCGCCCGCTTCCCCGACTCTCTGTGGCAGATCAAGACGAGCCGCCAGGGCCAGGGCCAGGCCCACGCCTGGTTCATCTTCCTGCTCGTCATCGCCGTCGGGCTGCTGGTGATGGCGGCCGTCATCTTCATCGAGCAGGGCCAGCGGCGCATCCCGGTCCAGTACGCCAAGCGGATGGTGGGCCGGCGGATGTTCGGCGGCACCAGCACCTACATCCCGCTGAAGGTCAACCAGTCCGGCGTCATCCCGGTGATCTTCGCCTCGTCGATCCTTTATCTGCCGGTGCTGTACGCCACCTTCCGGCCGGATGGCAAGGCGGCCCAGTGGATCAGCGCCAACTTCACCCAGGGCGACCACCCGGTCTACAACATCGTCTACTTCCTGCTGATCGTCTTCTTCTGCTACTTCTACGTGGCCATCACCTTCGACCCGGTCGAGATGAGCGACAACATGAAGAAGTACGGCGGGTTCATCCCCGGCATCCGGGCCGGCAAGCCGACCGAGGACTACCTCGCTTATGTCCTTTCGCGCCTCACGGCTCCCGGATCGCTGTACCTTGGCCTCATCTCCTTGATCCCGACCCTGGCATTCGTCTTCCTGAACGCGAACCAGAACTTCCCGTTCGGCGGTACCAGCATCCTCATCGTCGTGGGTGTCGGGCTGGACACGATCAAGCAGATCGAGAGCAAACTCCAGCAACGCAGTTACGAAGGATTCCTGACATCATGA